Proteins encoded by one window of Streptococcus sanguinis:
- a CDS encoding sce7725 family protein: MYFPYLRGRQYELIALRELLENNKLSNNVIPIIEPVRLSPTLVSTLEGFKDRGKKCSIVMNPDVGSFLEEYRDSSKSNLATRLDRLIDDNENFYYVSLMSKDYSLEDNFKSITDIGKQITVCKKPDDLQGYNENYRGQETAYNLISESGRLKREVQGNKVKISDNFVRLPRNTDYSDRDDEFFSVDHKDFVSDGYTGFSDYSIVGAEYNESGFAPYAVAIHIVYFNQEEDLRIFHFVSDSNLDYTDPAGKFGEALSKLMYKVNEGKIPETFAISEFKKLHSTGSYPGLGTVKKLSIMHHIELVGKYLDQNNGDR, encoded by the coding sequence ATGTATTTTCCATACCTAAGAGGTCGGCAATATGAATTAATAGCGCTCAGAGAGTTATTAGAAAATAATAAGTTAAGCAACAATGTTATTCCAATTATTGAACCGGTAAGACTATCTCCTACACTAGTAAGTACTTTGGAGGGGTTTAAAGATAGGGGGAAGAAGTGTTCTATTGTAATGAATCCAGATGTAGGATCTTTTTTGGAGGAATATAGAGATTCTTCTAAAAGTAATCTTGCTACTCGATTGGATAGGTTGATTGACGATAATGAGAATTTTTATTATGTTTCGTTGATGAGTAAGGATTATAGTTTAGAAGATAATTTTAAGTCTATTACTGATATTGGTAAACAAATAACAGTATGTAAGAAGCCTGATGATTTACAAGGATATAACGAAAATTATAGGGGTCAAGAAACGGCGTACAATCTTATTTCAGAATCAGGAAGATTAAAAAGGGAAGTTCAGGGAAATAAAGTCAAGATTAGTGACAATTTTGTTAGATTACCAAGGAATACAGATTATTCTGATAGAGATGATGAATTTTTCTCAGTTGACCATAAAGATTTTGTATCTGATGGATATACAGGTTTTTCAGACTATTCAATAGTGGGGGCTGAATATAATGAATCCGGTTTTGCTCCATATGCAGTTGCTATTCATATTGTTTATTTTAACCAAGAAGAGGACCTTCGTATATTTCATTTTGTCTCGGATTCTAATTTAGATTATACAGATCCAGCAGGAAAATTTGGTGAAGCACTTTCTAAATTAATGTACAAAGTAAATGAAGGAAAGATTCCTGAAACTTTTGCTATTAGTGAGTTCAAAAAGCTACATTCCACAGGTTCTTACCCAGGTTTAGGGACTGTTAAGAAGTTATCCATTATGCATCACATTGAATTGGTTGGTAAATATCTTGATCAAAATAATGGAGACAGATAG
- the purB gene encoding adenylosuccinate lyase yields MINRYSRPEMANIWTEENKYRAWLEVEILADEAWAELGEIPKEDVALIREKADFDIDRILEIEQETRHDVVAFTRAVSETLGEERKWVHYGLTSTDVVDTAYGYLYKQANDIIRRDLENFTNIIADKAREHKFTIMMGRTHGVHAEPTTFGLKLATWYSEMKRNIERFEIAAAGVEAGKISGAVGNFANIPPFVESYVCEKLGIRPQEISTQVLPRDLHAEYFSALALIATSIERMATEIRGLQKSEQREVEEFFAKGQKGSSAMPHKRNPIGSENMTGLARVIRGHMVTAFENVSLWHERDISHSSAERIIAPDTTILIDYMLNRFGNIVKNLTVFPENMKRNMNSTFGLIFSQRAMLTLIEKGMTREQAYDLVQPKTAQSWDNQVDFKPLLEADPEVTSRLTQEEIDEIFNPVYYTKRVDEIFKRVGLD; encoded by the coding sequence ATGATAAATCGTTACTCTCGCCCTGAGATGGCGAACATTTGGACTGAAGAAAATAAATACCGTGCTTGGCTTGAGGTGGAAATCTTGGCTGATGAGGCTTGGGCTGAGTTGGGGGAAATCCCTAAGGAAGATGTGGCTTTGATTCGCGAGAAGGCGGACTTTGACATCGACCGAATCTTGGAGATTGAGCAGGAGACTCGCCACGATGTGGTGGCTTTTACGCGGGCGGTTTCTGAGACGCTTGGCGAGGAGCGCAAGTGGGTTCACTATGGCTTGACCTCTACCGACGTGGTGGATACGGCCTACGGTTACCTTTACAAGCAGGCTAACGACATTATCCGTCGTGACCTTGAAAATTTCACCAACATCATCGCTGACAAGGCTAGGGAGCACAAGTTCACCATCATGATGGGGCGTACCCATGGGGTGCATGCGGAGCCTACGACTTTTGGTCTTAAGCTCGCGACTTGGTACAGCGAAATGAAGCGCAATATTGAGCGTTTCGAGATTGCGGCTGCGGGTGTGGAAGCTGGGAAAATCTCTGGTGCGGTTGGGAACTTTGCTAACATTCCGCCATTTGTAGAAAGCTATGTCTGTGAGAAATTAGGTATCCGTCCGCAGGAGATTTCGACCCAAGTCCTGCCGCGTGACCTCCACGCCGAATACTTCTCTGCATTGGCCTTGATTGCGACGTCTATTGAGCGTATGGCGACTGAAATCCGCGGTCTGCAAAAGTCTGAGCAGCGCGAGGTGGAAGAGTTCTTTGCCAAAGGTCAAAAAGGATCTTCAGCTATGCCGCACAAGCGCAATCCAATTGGCTCTGAAAATATGACTGGTCTGGCGCGTGTCATTCGTGGTCACATGGTGACGGCCTTTGAGAATGTCTCTCTCTGGCATGAGCGCGACATTTCCCACTCATCTGCTGAGCGGATTATCGCTCCGGACACGACCATTCTTATTGACTATATGCTCAACCGCTTTGGTAATATCGTCAAGAACTTGACCGTCTTCCCAGAGAACATGAAGCGCAACATGAACTCTACTTTTGGTTTGATATTTAGCCAACGTGCCATGTTGACCTTGATCGAGAAAGGGATGACCCGCGAGCAAGCCTATGACTTGGTACAGCCAAAGACTGCCCAGTCTTGGGACAATCAAGTGGACTTCAAGCCTCTGCTCGAAGCGGACCCAGAAGTCACTTCCCGTCTGACTCAGGAAGAGATTGATGAAATATTCAACCCAGTATACTACACCAAGCGCGTAGATGAAATCTTCAAGCGCGTGGGGCTGGATTAA
- a CDS encoding YdcF family protein produces the protein MRPIIPKSPEVPKEFSDKEISFLTKSVFGKIIEPQSCDVLFVFSGTHPGHWEKAIEAYQKGYVRRIIVTGGRSLTGMPHPDWNGHTEAEVIIQHLLAAGIPEEAIKSESSSSNTLENVLFAKEIFDFKTVETVMFIYKSHATGRQWRTLAQHLPKHLRYIPYTFNAFYKDVEIGRDSWMNTDIGKSRVWGEYLRLLHYGEKGDILKLDVEL, from the coding sequence ATGAGACCAATTATCCCGAAAAGTCCAGAAGTTCCGAAAGAGTTCTCTGATAAAGAAATTTCCTTTTTAACTAAGAGTGTTTTCGGGAAAATAATCGAACCTCAGTCGTGTGATGTTTTGTTTGTTTTCAGTGGGACTCACCCAGGTCACTGGGAAAAAGCTATTGAAGCTTATCAAAAAGGCTATGTAAGACGAATTATTGTGACCGGCGGTCGAAGTTTGACAGGTATGCCTCATCCAGATTGGAATGGACATACAGAGGCAGAGGTTATTATTCAGCATCTGCTGGCTGCGGGCATTCCTGAAGAAGCGATTAAATCTGAAAGCTCCTCTAGCAATACTTTAGAAAACGTACTGTTTGCCAAAGAAATTTTTGATTTTAAAACTGTTGAGACCGTTATGTTCATTTACAAAAGTCACGCGACTGGTAGGCAATGGCGGACCTTGGCTCAGCACTTACCGAAGCATCTTCGCTACATTCCATATACCTTCAATGCCTTTTACAAGGATGTTGAGATTGGTCGGGACAGCTGGATGAATACAGACATTGGCAAGTCCAGAGTTTGGGGAGAATATCTGCGGCTTCTCCATTATGGAGAAAAGGGAGACATTTTAAAATTAGATGTTGAATTGTGA
- a CDS encoding NAD(P)H-dependent oxidoreductase yields MKTLIIYTHPSPTGFNTAILKEVQSNLSKKHEVKTLDLYAENFDPILRFDQEHRRRDLHKDPEMAKYRDLITWADHLIFIFPIWWSGMPAILKGFIDRVFVADFAYSYKKVGLQGHLQGKSGWIIASHNTPAFALPFVQDYGKVLKNQILKLCGISPVKLTELNGVERKTDQQRQEMLKKIGQLASQI; encoded by the coding sequence ATGAAAACCTTGATTATTTACACCCACCCCAGCCCAACTGGCTTCAATACTGCTATTCTCAAAGAGGTTCAAAGCAACCTTTCTAAGAAGCATGAGGTGAAAACCTTGGACTTGTATGCTGAAAATTTTGACCCGATTTTGCGCTTTGACCAAGAACATAGACGCCGTGACCTGCACAAAGACCCTGAAATGGCCAAATACCGGGATTTGATTACCTGGGCAGACCACCTGATTTTCATTTTTCCTATCTGGTGGAGCGGTATGCCGGCCATTCTCAAAGGCTTTATCGACCGCGTCTTTGTGGCTGACTTTGCCTACTCTTATAAGAAAGTCGGACTCCAAGGCCACCTGCAAGGCAAGTCCGGCTGGATTATCGCCAGCCACAACACACCAGCCTTTGCCCTGCCTTTTGTCCAAGACTACGGCAAGGTACTTAAAAATCAAATCCTGAAACTTTGTGGTATTTCTCCTGTCAAACTGACAGAGCTCAATGGAGTAGAACGCAAAACAGATCAACAACGCCAAGAAATGCTCAAGAAAATCGGGCAGCTAGCCAGTCAAATTTAA
- a CDS encoding aspartate/glutamate racemase family protein produces MKTIGLIGGMSWESTTSYYQIINETIKKELGGLHSAKILLYSVDFAEIEHYQAVGDWEKSGQLLADVAQRLEQAGADFIVICTNTMHKVAPQIQEQITIPILHIAQATAQALLADGIQKVGLLGTKYTMTQDFYKEKLIESGLEVLIPDQAGITEVNRIIYDELCLGNIKESSKQAYLTIIDELKKAGAEAVILGCTEIGLLVKQSDTDLPLYDTTVIHAEKAAEWAVNK; encoded by the coding sequence ATGAAAACTATCGGTCTGATTGGTGGTATGAGTTGGGAAAGCACCACATCTTACTACCAAATTATTAATGAAACCATCAAAAAAGAGCTGGGTGGTCTGCATTCTGCTAAAATTCTGCTTTACAGTGTTGATTTTGCAGAGATTGAGCATTATCAGGCAGTCGGAGACTGGGAGAAAAGCGGTCAACTGTTGGCAGATGTTGCTCAGCGCTTAGAGCAAGCTGGTGCGGATTTCATCGTTATTTGTACCAACACCATGCACAAGGTTGCTCCGCAGATACAAGAGCAGATTACGATTCCAATCTTGCATATTGCGCAGGCAACCGCGCAGGCCTTGTTGGCTGACGGTATTCAAAAAGTCGGTCTCCTAGGGACCAAGTACACCATGACTCAAGATTTTTACAAGGAGAAATTAATAGAGTCTGGGTTAGAAGTGCTGATTCCAGACCAAGCTGGTATTACAGAGGTCAATCGGATCATTTATGACGAACTCTGCCTAGGGAATATCAAAGAAAGCTCAAAACAGGCTTATCTTACCATTATAGATGAATTGAAAAAAGCAGGCGCTGAAGCTGTTATCTTGGGTTGTACCGAGATTGGTCTCCTCGTCAAGCAATCCGACACTGACCTGCCTCTTTACGACACAACGGTGATTCATGCGGAGAAAGCAGCTGAGTGGGCGGTGAATAAATGA
- the dhaL gene encoding dihydroxyacetone kinase subunit DhaL produces MDAARAKKWMQLFNEKIQDQKDYLSDLDTPIGDGDHGANMARGMAAAVESLAAKDFASAAEVFQAVSMQLISKVGGASGPLYGSAFMGMAKAEKDGKDLSEVIQAGLDMIQKRGKAVPGEKTMVDVWSEIPLSLQSGDLTREKIGSLVEATKDLKATKGRASYVGERSIGHIDPGSASSGLLFEALLETEAG; encoded by the coding sequence ATGGACGCAGCAAGAGCAAAAAAATGGATGCAGTTGTTCAACGAGAAGATCCAGGATCAGAAAGACTATCTGTCTGACCTTGATACACCCATCGGTGATGGCGATCATGGTGCCAATATGGCCAGAGGAATGGCGGCAGCAGTAGAGAGTCTAGCTGCTAAGGACTTTGCCAGTGCGGCTGAGGTTTTTCAGGCTGTTTCCATGCAGCTGATTAGCAAGGTCGGCGGTGCTTCAGGCCCTCTTTATGGCTCGGCCTTCATGGGCATGGCCAAAGCTGAAAAAGACGGTAAAGACTTGTCAGAGGTCATCCAAGCTGGGCTGGACATGATTCAGAAGCGGGGCAAGGCTGTGCCTGGTGAGAAGACCATGGTGGATGTCTGGTCGGAGATTCCTCTTTCTCTGCAGTCTGGAGACTTGACGCGTGAAAAGATTGGTTCCCTAGTGGAAGCGACCAAAGATTTGAAAGCGACCAAGGGGCGGGCTTCCTATGTCGGTGAGCGCTCTATCGGTCATATTGATCCCGGTTCGGCTTCATCTGGTCTCCTCTTTGAGGCTCTTTTAGAAACGGAGGCAGGCTGA
- the dhaK gene encoding dihydroxyacetone kinase subunit DhaK, which translates to MKKIINDPTAVVDEMLEGLAYIHSDLVYRVEGFDIIARKSEKTGKVGLISGGGSGHEPSHAGFVGEGMLSSAICGAVFTSPTPDQVLQAIKEADEGAGVFMVIKNYSGDIMNFEMAQEMAEMEGIEVASVVVDDDIAVEDSLYTQGRRGVAGTILVHKILGDAARAGKSLTEIKALADELVKNIHTVGLALSGATVPEVGKPGFVLADDEIEFGIGIHGEPGYRKEKMQPSKDLARELVEKLSQSVELKSGKKIGILINGMGATPLMEQYVFAADVANLLAEAGVEVVYKKLGNYMTSIDMAGISLTFIELDQPDWLKALNSPVKTAAW; encoded by the coding sequence ATGAAGAAAATTATCAACGATCCAACAGCAGTTGTGGACGAGATGCTGGAAGGATTGGCTTATATTCACAGCGATTTGGTTTATCGGGTGGAGGGCTTCGATATCATTGCCCGCAAGAGTGAGAAGACAGGTAAGGTTGGCCTGATTTCTGGCGGTGGCAGTGGTCATGAGCCTTCCCATGCTGGCTTTGTCGGTGAGGGCATGCTGTCGTCCGCTATCTGCGGAGCGGTCTTTACTTCACCAACACCTGACCAAGTCTTGCAGGCGATCAAGGAAGCAGATGAGGGTGCTGGGGTCTTCATGGTGATCAAGAATTACTCCGGTGACATCATGAACTTTGAAATGGCTCAGGAAATGGCTGAGATGGAAGGGATTGAGGTAGCTAGTGTCGTCGTAGATGACGATATCGCAGTAGAGGACAGCCTCTATACGCAAGGTCGCCGCGGAGTGGCTGGTACCATTCTTGTCCATAAGATTCTAGGGGATGCGGCGCGTGCAGGCAAATCTCTGACTGAAATCAAGGCTCTGGCTGATGAGCTGGTCAAAAATATTCACACGGTTGGCTTGGCTCTGAGCGGGGCAACCGTACCGGAAGTCGGCAAGCCTGGTTTTGTTTTGGCTGACGATGAGATAGAGTTCGGCATTGGTATCCATGGTGAGCCCGGCTATCGCAAGGAAAAGATGCAGCCTTCTAAGGACTTAGCTAGAGAATTGGTCGAAAAGCTCAGTCAGTCTGTTGAGCTCAAATCTGGTAAGAAAATCGGCATTCTTATCAATGGTATGGGTGCAACACCGCTTATGGAGCAGTATGTCTTCGCGGCCGATGTAGCAAATCTTCTGGCAGAAGCTGGAGTCGAAGTTGTCTATAAAAAGCTGGGTAATTACATGACTTCCATTGATATGGCTGGGATTTCTCTGACCTTTATCGAGCTAGATCAGCCAGACTGGCTGAAAGCTCTCAACAGTCCGGTCAAGACAGCAGCTTGGTAA
- the purD gene encoding phosphoribosylamine--glycine ligase, whose amino-acid sequence MKLLVVGSGGREHAIAKKLLEYRDVEQVFVAPGNDGMALDGLDLVNIGISEHSRLIEFAKENDIAWSFIGPDDALAAGIVDDFNQAGLKAFGPSRLAAELEWSKDFAKEIMVKYGVPTAAYGTFSEFEEAKAYIEKQGAPIVVKADGLALGKGVVVAETVEQAVEAAHEMLLDNKFGDSGARVVIEEFLDGEEFSLFAFVNGDRFYIMPTAQDHKRAYDGDKGPNTGGMGAYAPVPHLPQSVVDQSVETIIKPVLKGMIAEGRPYLGVLYAGLILTADGPKVIEFNSRFGDPETQIILPRLTSDFAQNITDILDKKEPTITWLDEGVTLGVVVASEGYPLDYEKGLPLPEKTDGDIITYYAGAKFTGNSRALLSNGGRVYMLVTTADTVSAAQKKIYDQLEKQDTTGFFYRTDIGSKAL is encoded by the coding sequence ATGAAGCTTTTAGTTGTGGGTTCGGGCGGTCGTGAGCATGCGATTGCTAAGAAGTTATTGGAGTATCGGGATGTGGAGCAGGTTTTTGTCGCACCTGGAAATGATGGCATGGCCTTGGATGGGTTGGATTTGGTAAACATTGGAATTTCCGAACATTCAAGACTGATCGAATTTGCCAAGGAGAATGATATTGCTTGGTCCTTTATCGGTCCGGATGATGCCCTGGCAGCTGGAATTGTAGATGATTTTAACCAAGCTGGGCTCAAGGCTTTCGGTCCATCTCGTTTAGCAGCGGAGCTGGAGTGGTCCAAGGATTTTGCCAAGGAAATTATGGTCAAATACGGTGTGCCAACAGCAGCCTATGGCACATTTTCCGAATTTGAGGAAGCCAAAGCTTACATCGAAAAGCAAGGAGCGCCTATCGTGGTCAAGGCGGACGGCTTAGCTCTGGGCAAGGGCGTGGTCGTTGCGGAGACAGTGGAGCAAGCGGTCGAAGCCGCTCACGAGATGCTCTTGGATAATAAATTTGGCGACAGCGGTGCACGTGTGGTTATCGAGGAGTTTCTGGACGGCGAGGAGTTTTCCCTCTTTGCCTTTGTCAATGGCGACAGGTTCTACATTATGCCGACAGCACAAGACCACAAACGGGCCTACGATGGGGACAAGGGTCCTAACACAGGCGGTATGGGAGCCTATGCGCCAGTTCCTCACTTGCCACAAAGCGTGGTGGATCAGTCAGTTGAGACGATTATCAAGCCGGTTCTCAAAGGCATGATAGCTGAGGGGCGTCCGTATCTTGGCGTGCTCTACGCTGGGCTGATTTTGACAGCCGATGGCCCTAAGGTCATTGAGTTCAACTCGCGCTTCGGCGATCCGGAAACACAGATTATATTGCCGCGCCTGACTTCTGATTTTGCACAGAACATCACGGACATTTTGGACAAGAAGGAGCCGACTATCACTTGGCTGGATGAGGGGGTGACACTTGGAGTGGTTGTCGCCTCAGAGGGCTACCCGCTGGACTATGAGAAAGGCCTGCCTCTGCCGGAGAAGACAGACGGCGACATTATCACCTACTATGCTGGGGCTAAGTTTACGGGAAATAGCAGAGCACTGCTGTCGAATGGTGGCCGAGTGTACATGCTGGTCACCACAGCAGATACCGTCTCAGCTGCGCAGAAAAAAATCTACGACCAACTAGAAAAACAAGACACCACAGGCTTCTTCTACCGAACAGACATCGGAAGCAAGGCTTTGTAA
- the purK gene encoding 5-(carboxyamino)imidazole ribonucleotide synthase encodes MSSSKTIGIIGGGQLGQMMAISAIYMGHKVIALDPVADCPASRVAEVIVAPYNDVDALRQLAERCDVLTYEFENVDADGLDAVIKDGHLSQGTDLLRISQNRIFEKDFLANKAQVTVAPYKVVTSSQELANIDLSKNYVLKTATGGYDGHGQKVIRSEADLEEAYALADSADCVLEEFVNFDLEISVIVSGNGKDVTVFPVQENIHRNNILSKTIVPARISESLANKAKAMAVRIAEQLKLSGTLCVEMFATADDIIVNEIAPRPHNSGHYSIEACDFSQFDTHILGVLGAPLPAIHLHAPAVMLNVLGQHVEVAEKYVTENPSAHLHLYGKIEAKHNRKMGHVTLFSDAPDSVIEFGE; translated from the coding sequence ATGAGCTCATCTAAAACAATCGGAATCATCGGTGGCGGTCAGCTGGGCCAGATGATGGCTATTTCTGCCATCTACATGGGGCACAAGGTCATTGCGCTGGATCCTGTGGCGGACTGTCCAGCCTCTCGTGTGGCTGAGGTCATTGTGGCGCCTTATAATGACGTGGACGCCCTGCGTCAGCTGGCTGAGCGTTGCGATGTCCTGACCTATGAGTTTGAAAATGTCGATGCGGACGGTTTGGATGCCGTTATCAAGGATGGTCACCTCTCTCAAGGGACGGACCTGCTCCGCATTTCTCAAAATCGGATTTTTGAAAAGGACTTTCTCGCAAACAAGGCTCAAGTTACCGTTGCACCCTACAAAGTCGTGACTTCTAGCCAAGAATTGGCAAATATTGACCTGTCCAAAAACTATGTTCTCAAGACTGCGACAGGTGGCTACGACGGACATGGTCAAAAGGTCATTCGCTCAGAAGCAGACTTGGAAGAAGCCTATGCACTAGCTGATTCAGCAGACTGCGTTTTGGAAGAATTCGTCAACTTTGATCTTGAAATTTCTGTCATCGTATCTGGAAATGGCAAGGATGTGACGGTTTTCCCAGTTCAGGAAAATATCCACCGCAACAATATCCTGTCTAAGACCATTGTGCCAGCCCGCATTTCAGAAAGTCTAGCTAACAAGGCCAAAGCCATGGCGGTGCGAATCGCAGAACAGCTCAAGCTATCTGGTACCCTCTGCGTGGAAATGTTTGCGACCGCTGATGACATCATCGTCAATGAGATTGCCCCACGCCCACACAACTCTGGCCACTACTCTATCGAAGCCTGCGACTTCTCGCAGTTTGACACCCATATTCTGGGCGTCCTTGGAGCACCATTGCCAGCTATCCACCTGCATGCGCCAGCCGTCATGCTCAACGTACTCGGCCAGCATGTGGAGGTCGCAGAGAAATATGTCACAGAAAATCCAAGCGCCCACCTCCACCTGTATGGTAAAATAGAAGCGAAGCACAACCGCAAGATGGGGCATGTGACTTTGTTTAGTGATGCGCCGGATAGCGTGATTGAGTTTGGGGAGTAA
- the purE gene encoding 5-(carboxyamino)imidazole ribonucleotide mutase — MKPIISIIMGSKSDWATMQKTAEVLDRFGVAYEKKVVSAHRTPDLMFQHAEEARSRGIKVIIAGAGGAAHLPGMVAAKTTLPVIGVPVKSRALSGLDSLYSIVQMPGGVPVATMAIGEAGATNAALTALRILAIEDQDLAAALADFAEEQGKIAEESSNELI, encoded by the coding sequence ATGAAACCAATTATTTCCATCATCATGGGTTCCAAATCCGACTGGGCTACCATGCAAAAAACAGCTGAAGTTTTAGACCGCTTTGGTGTAGCTTACGAAAAGAAAGTCGTCTCTGCCCATCGCACACCGGATCTCATGTTTCAGCATGCCGAAGAAGCTCGCAGTCGTGGCATCAAGGTCATTATCGCAGGTGCTGGTGGTGCAGCCCATTTGCCAGGTATGGTAGCGGCCAAAACGACTCTGCCTGTCATCGGTGTACCAGTCAAATCACGCGCGCTCAGCGGTCTGGACTCTCTTTATTCGATTGTGCAGATGCCGGGCGGTGTGCCAGTTGCAACTATGGCTATTGGGGAAGCGGGAGCGACAAACGCTGCTCTGACTGCCCTGCGAATCTTGGCCATTGAAGACCAAGACCTGGCAGCAGCGCTAGCAGATTTTGCTGAAGAACAAGGAAAAATCGCTGAGGAGTCTAGCAATGAGCTCATCTAA
- a CDS encoding RES domain-containing protein, producing MKFCQKCFADEILKSQVIIAGRQSSCDSCSNVNDFVYDTQKDNYLIDYFSSFISIFSPIEKIENFQPGQETLLKTEVATNWNIFTTNDEYKVYQMLSEICKELFEEIPNLLNSPVGVDKMYDPIYLQEHSLFSKGWECFVEDIKYNNRFHSNQINKGILAKYCEAIQKIYSGGEQFFRCRISKDRKQFESKEIGAPPKAKSADGRANARGIVTLYLGDTEKTAIHETRTGLYDHVCIGTFELKSPITVIDFKKINEISPFQDGIIDDIAELAINKKHLKQIDYEMGRVMRKSDDVLDYLPTQYIADFVRSIVSEEYPEQYAFQGIEFRSVMNPEGFNLAIFIPECFDVIDIKTKQISRISYEW from the coding sequence ATGAAGTTTTGTCAAAAATGCTTTGCAGATGAAATTCTTAAATCTCAAGTAATCATAGCTGGAAGACAGTCCAGCTGTGATTCATGTAGTAATGTGAATGACTTTGTTTATGATACGCAGAAAGATAACTACTTAATTGATTATTTTAGTTCATTTATTTCTATTTTTTCTCCAATAGAAAAAATAGAAAATTTCCAACCTGGGCAAGAGACGCTATTAAAAACTGAAGTAGCAACAAATTGGAACATATTTACTACTAATGATGAGTATAAGGTTTATCAAATGCTTTCAGAAATTTGTAAAGAACTGTTTGAAGAAATTCCAAACTTGTTAAACTCACCTGTTGGAGTAGATAAAATGTATGATCCTATCTATTTACAGGAGCATTCGTTATTCAGTAAGGGTTGGGAATGTTTTGTTGAAGATATTAAATATAATAATCGTTTTCATTCTAACCAGATTAATAAAGGTATTTTAGCAAAGTATTGTGAAGCTATCCAAAAGATTTATTCAGGAGGAGAACAATTCTTTAGATGTAGAATTTCAAAAGATAGAAAACAATTTGAGTCAAAAGAAATAGGTGCACCTCCTAAAGCTAAATCTGCTGATGGAAGAGCGAATGCAAGAGGGATTGTGACGTTATATTTGGGTGATACAGAAAAAACAGCGATACATGAAACTAGAACAGGTTTATATGACCATGTCTGCATTGGGACTTTTGAATTAAAGTCTCCTATAACAGTTATTGATTTTAAAAAAATCAATGAAATTAGTCCCTTTCAAGATGGGATTATTGATGATATTGCTGAGTTGGCAATTAATAAAAAGCATCTAAAACAAATTGATTATGAGATGGGGAGAGTAATGAGAAAGTCTGATGATGTTTTAGATTATCTCCCAACTCAATATATAGCTGATTTTGTCAGATCTATAGTCTCAGAAGAATATCCTGAACAATATGCCTTTCAAGGAATTGAATTCCGTAGTGTTATGAATCCAGAAGGTTTCAATTTAGCTATATTCATACCAGAGTGCTTTGATGTAATTGATATAAAGACAAAACAAATAAGCCGTATTTCATATGAATGGTAG
- a CDS encoding TetR/AcrR family transcriptional regulator: MKRNTAQLKEQLIQTGIDEIGKHGIEQLSLRTVAKACGVTHGSPYRHFESKEGYLKVVLTQLSLFLNQEINENIDATGSARDQLTRLGLNFIIFAKTYPHFFEALFIKFPFKYMKVTQDTILLESDLPGFDKFKELVLKLREEENFSNSEAESLFHFWSFITGLAVLTNSPIGQDLDPQAIQSTIEHMLDIYIKGERS, from the coding sequence ATGAAACGCAATACTGCCCAGCTGAAAGAACAACTCATCCAAACAGGGATTGACGAAATCGGAAAACACGGAATTGAACAGCTTTCGCTCAGGACTGTTGCCAAGGCCTGCGGTGTAACTCACGGCAGCCCCTACCGCCATTTTGAGAGCAAGGAAGGCTACCTCAAGGTAGTTTTGACCCAGCTTTCGCTGTTTCTCAATCAGGAAATCAATGAAAATATTGATGCGACAGGTTCTGCGCGTGATCAGCTGACCCGGCTTGGACTTAATTTCATTATTTTTGCCAAGACCTACCCTCATTTTTTCGAAGCTCTCTTTATCAAATTTCCTTTTAAATATATGAAGGTGACTCAGGACACCATTCTCTTGGAGTCTGACCTGCCTGGATTTGATAAATTTAAGGAGCTTGTTTTAAAGCTTCGCGAGGAGGAAAATTTTAGCAATAGCGAAGCAGAAAGCCTTTTTCACTTTTGGAGCTTTATCACAGGCCTAGCCGTTCTGACCAACAGTCCTATCGGACAAGACCTTGATCCTCAAGCCATCCAAAGCACGATCGAGCACATGCTTGACATTTATATCAAAGGAGAACGATCATGA